Genomic DNA from Campylobacter concisus:
TTAGCAAGCTTAGTTGATTTATCTTTGCACTTGCTTGTAGGGTTGCTTGATAAGATAGTGAAAGCTGCGTAAATTTCAGATATGACTCCGCATAGTCTGCGTCAATTACATCATTTTTAACAGTTAGCACATTCACTTTCATTACTTCGGCTCGCTCTTTTGTAGCTGTTAAAAGTCTTGATTGAGAGCCGATCTTTGTAAGCTCTTTATTTGCATGATCTATTAAATGATCAAGCCTTTGTAATGCACCTTGCATGCCGGTATTTCGTGGGTCATTGCTATCTGCATCAGCTCTATAATATCCCTTTCTAACAGCTTCGATCATATTATCAAGGTCTTGAAAAACGCTCGTACTTGGCTCATCGATAGTTAAAGCATTATTTTCGTTAAAACTAAATACTGAGCCCTTGCCTTGAGGATGGCTTGCAGCGCCGGCTGTGTTCATACCAGTGCTATCTCCGTCAAATATATCTCCATTTTTCGCATCATACATAGTTAGCTCTATATTTGTGACAGATTTTGTCTTGTCAGTTAGCACCATCCTGCCTTTATCATCTAAATTTACCTCTACTGCGCCTTTAGTCTTTGACAAAGCCTCTTTATAGGCGTTGTAGTTTTGATCTCTTTTTACCTTTTCTATATCTGTATCAAAATTTGCATTTTCTACGTTTTGAGGATCAGGGATATTATCGCTTGCCGCCATAGCAACGATATCCATGAGCTGCCTATAAGTAAAATCACTAGCATAAGTTCTGTAACTTCCAAACTCATCTGAGTTATAAACAGTTAAAGTCCTAGGTCCAGAAGGCGTGCCACCTGGTGGTGTAGATGTTATTTCAAATTGCACTGGAGTATTTGTACCCCCTGCTGTGCCCATTTTTACCTTTATGTCATATTTTGTGCCGGTGATTGACTTTACTTGTAAATTTATCTCTTGGTTGTCGATATTAAAAAGCTCTCTCTTTCTAGCATCAACATCTTTTGGATATAAATTTCTATCGTAACTCTCTTTTGTACCAGAAACTTCGCTTAGCTTTGTCTGATCTGTTGCATATTCGCCCGTTCTTCTAGCTACTTGAGGTAAATTCGCGATTAGCTCATTATCCTTTCTCTCAAATCTAACCTTATCATAGTCAAATGCATTTGTCGCATTTCCATCTTTATCGGTATATTTGCTCTTTACAAATTCAGTGATATGAACCGTTTTTGGAACATTATTTGCCATTGTTTCAAGATCTTTAAGAGAATTTACCGTATCAAGCCTGTTATTTTGAGCGATTGCACCGCGGTTTGGTGCTACAGATGTGGCTGCAACCATATGAAAGTCAATAGTTTGATTACCTTTAGTAAGATCTTTTATATTAAATTGTCCATCGTTATTTATGCTTACATCAACAACTTTTGTTGTTTTTGTATTGCCAAATTCCATGCCGATTTTTTCCATAAGTCCAGCCATGGTTGTATTTGCACTCATCTTAAATTTGCTAGTAAATGTCGTGCCATCTGGCTTTTTGCCTTGCATGAAAAAATATGTATCCGGAAAATTTACATTTGAATTATCTAAAAAATCATAATCTGGATTTATTGTTCCATTGTAAGAGCCATCACTTCTAACCACTGAATCACTAGCGTAATTTAGTCCGATCATATTTTTTATCTTGCTGTTATCGTTTAGAAATTTTGGCGCATAGGCGATGTCGGTTCTAGTTTGATCAGCCAAACGAACATTTGTGGTCAAAATTTTACTGTAATCACCATCTTTTCCTAAAAATAGATCATATCCTGGGATATTGTAAGGAAGCTCAACCTGAGCACCGGCTGATGTTTTCATATAATCACGGTTGCCTTGATACTTTCCTGCACCATCTATTGGCTTTGTATCAACAGCGCTTCCAGAAAACAAAAACTGCCCATTAACCGAAGTGTTTGCAATATTCACAAGGTGATTTTTTATACCTTGAAGATCATTTGCTAAAGCCTCTAGCGATGTCTTGCTATGCACGCTGCTAGCTGCTTGGACTACTTTTGTCTTAAAATTTTCAAGCTGTTTTTCAAACTCTTGCAATGCATTATCTGTATTTTTTGAGAAATTTACAGATTTACCAGTGGCATCAACTACTTGAGTGAGAGTAGTCGCTTCATAATCAAGCCTCATTGCATCATTATAAGTCGCAGCACCATCGTATGGATCTTGAATTTTCAAACCATTTGAGAGCTGCTTGTAGCTTTTATTTACACCAGTCATATTTTTTTGGTAGTCATGCAAAGTCTGACTAAAACGTAGTTGGTTTGTTATTCTCATAATTTTTTCCTAAATTTTTATTCACTCTAAGCAAAAATGATTCCGCTTGTTTTTATATCGGTAAAAATTTGATTTTTTTTAGCACAAAAAGTTTATTGTATAATCCAACAAAAATTTATATATAAAATAGGTAAGAAAAATGGCATTAAAAATTCTCTTTTCTCCAAGCGAAAGTAAAATTTCTCTAAATACAAATAATAAATTTAATGGTAAGGATTTGATGTTTCCAGAACTTTTTGACAAAAGAGTTGAAATTTTAAACAAATACGATGAGTTTTTAAAAAACGCAAATTTAGACGAGATAAAAAAGCTTTTTGGACTAAAAGAGCTTGAAGAGAGCAAGCAGTTGCGAGAAAGTCTATCTCAAAAAGGCAGCATAAAAGCTATTTTAAGGTATGATGGTGTGGCTTATAAGCATCTAAACTATCGTGGTTTAGACAATGAGGTACAAAAATATATAGATAATAATGTTTTAATATTTTCAAATTTATTTGGGCCTATCTTAGCAAAAGATGAGATACCAGAATACAAACTAAAGCAAGGTGAAAAGCTAGGTGGCTTTGAAATTTCAAAATTTTATGAAAAAAATTTTAGTAAAGCGGTTAATGATTTTTTGCAAAATGATGAGATTTTAGACCTTAGAGCTAAGTTTTATGAAAAATTTTACACTATAAAAAAAGAATACATAACTTTTTGTTTTGTAAAAAATAAAAAAATAGTGAGTCATCACGCAAAAGCGTATAGAGGCGAAGTCTTGCGCCAGATAGCAAATAAACTTATAAAAAATAAAAATGAACTAATGAGCTTAAATTTTAAAAATTTAAGGCTTATTGATATGAAAAAGATTGGTCTAAAGACCGAGCTTATGTTTGAAATTTGCGAGTAAATTTTTAAAAAAATTGTATTTTTTGTTAAAAAAACGTAAAAAAGAGCTAAATTTAGGGAAAAAGTATTGTATTTTTTTTTAAAAGAGTGTAATATAGCCACATAACTTCTTAAAAGGATGGTTCATGAAAAAAGCTGAATTTATTCAAGCTGTTGCCGATAAGGCTGGTCTTTCAAAAAAAGATACTCTAAAAGTTGTTGATGCTACTTTGGAGACAATCCAAGCAGTTCTTGAAAAAGGCGATACAATTAGCTTTATAGGCTTTGGTACTTTCGGTACTGCTGACAGAGCTGCAAGAAAAGCTAGAGTTCCTGGAACTAAAAAAGTTATCGACGTTCCTGCTAGCAAAGCAGTTAAATTCAAAGTTGGCAAAAAACTTAAAGAAGCAGTTGCTGCTGGTGCTGCTAAAAAAGGTAAAAAGAAATAATTTTCTTTTTCGGGGAGCAACTCTCCCCTTTTTCCTCTCACACAAAATTTAAATTTCAATCTTACTTTAGCCCGAGTGGTGAAACTGGTAGACGCGCCAGACTCAAAATCTGGTAAGGGCAACCTTGTGTCGGTTCGAGTCCGACCTCGGGCACCATTTATAAACCTAAATACTTTCTAAATTTATCCGATATTATCTACAACATCTTTAAAAAGGATTTTAGATGAATATTGCATCATTGAAATATAACTTTATAAATTTAAAAGATTTAGAAAATCCTACAGATATGCTCCATGCCTTTAAGGATAAACAAGGTTTAGAGATAAATAACGAACAAATTTCAAGTCTAAAAGAAAGTATAAAGACGGGCAAAGTTATAAATATCACTGATGCCGAGATCAAAGAGCAAAATAGACACAAAATCCTACAAAAAGTAGAAGAAATTTTAAATAACTACTCAAAAAATCTCATCTACAGCAACAATAAAATTCACTCCGATGAGCTTTCTAGAGGCTATCATTTTAATGAAAATGCCTACTTTAAAAATATAAAAGCTTCAGATAGTAGCAGCATGCTATCTACACTAAAAAGTGGATACTTAGAAAATACAAAATTTAAAAATTTAAACGATTACGCTTACTCAAACACTCTAAAAACAAAATATGGCGAGGTAGAAGTATTTTTAGATATTTACGGCGACAACGATAAACTTGGCACCACAAAATTAGAAAATAATAGCTATCTTTTTAGCTTTGATAGCAACAATGACGGTGTACTAGATCAAAAAGACATGCTATTTGATAAGCTAAAAGTAAGGGGTTATGACAAAGACGGAAATGAAAAAATAGCAAATTTAAGCGATGTGATGCCAAGGGTTGATCTTAGGCAGTTTATCAGCACAAATGTCATAAATCACAACCAAATAGAAAGAGAAGAGCTAAATCGTAAAGCAACGATCACAAATAATCCCGATCTTTACGTGGATACAAAAGATATTGATTATAGACACTCTTACTACGCCTCAGATCCAAATACTTTGTTCGCTGCAGAAAACAGATATGAAAAGATAGAGAAAAATGATATAAATAATTTCTTTAAAAAATATGCCCAAAATGACGGCTGGGTCGATCTAAGACACAATAACATCTTTGGCAAAGATAGCTCTTTTAAAAATTTTGCCTATCTTAAAGTGGGTTTTGATGATACTGCAAGATTAAGTGAGTTTAATCCGATCATTGAACCAAGTAAAGATTACAAAAAAGATGAAAATTTCTCATATACAAAATTTCAAAAAGATAGTTTTATGAAATTTTACAAAGATTATAACGCTGAGTTTGACGCATACAACAAAATGATAGAAAATATTGGCGATAGTTTAAAGAAATTTGATGAAAATGCGGACGCTTATATATCAAAGCTTGAAAAGACAAAATCAGCCAAAATGATCGCGATGAAAAATGAATTTAAACAAGCAACTGGACTTGAGTTTAGTATCTCGAATTTAAAAAAAGTAAAAAAGGCTTTTATAACAAATGAAGCCACAGCTGCCACATCTTTACAAGATAGCGATAGCGTCATAGCTATGAAGCTAAACAAAGATGGCACCATAAGGCTAAAATTTGATAGTGGTAGAGAGATAGACGTAAAAGAGCTTTATAACGATACTGGCAAGCTAAATACATCAAGTGAGCTAAAAACTAGCATAAATTTAGAGGCAAAAGAGATGAATAATGTGCAGCTAAATAGCTTAGATTTTAAAGATATTGGCTTCATGCAAGGTGATAAAATCGTAAGCCTAAAAGATGCTGGAGCGATCGCTATTGTCAATCTATCTAATAAATTTGAGAGTAAATTTTTAATCAGTCTAAATAATGGCAAAAGCATATCTACAAGAGAAATTTATAATATCAGCTATCTTGAAAATGATTTAAAGAGTAAAGAAAAGATAGATGAGAGAGATAAATTTTATAAAAAGGTTGATATTAAGGCATAAATTTTGAGAGCAAATTTTAAAAAAGGTTTATTGTAATTTAATCTTATGGGTCCTATAATCAATTTTCCGTAAAAATTTAGATTTAAAAGAGAAATGCTATGAACTTCACTCCACTTTTTGCAATTTTTTTCATAATCGCAACTGGTTTTTTTGCTAAAAAAGTCGGCATTGTTGAGCAAAAGCACTCGATCCCATTCGTGGATTTTGTCCTTTGTTTTGCAATGCCTGCGCTAATCTTTGACAAAATTTATCACGTAAACGTCGATGTTTCGCTCATAAATACAATTTTAATTGGCTTTGGCTCAACAGCTATCAGTGCTGTCATGGCATTGGTGCTTGGTAAGATCTTTAAATTTACCAAAGTAACAACTGTTAGTATGGTCATGCTAAGCCTTTTTGGTAATACCCTATTTGTCGGTATGCCTGTCATTCAAGGCTTCTTTGGCGATGCAATGGTAAATGAGGTCATCTTTTACGATCAAATAGCCACTGGTATCCCACTTTCGATCCTTGGGCCGCTTATTCTCTCTTTTGCTGCACCAGAGAAGGTTTCATTATTTCAAAATACGATGAAAATTTTAAAATTTCCGCCATTTATCGCGCTTATTATGGCTCTTATCTTAAAAGAAGTCCCTTTGCCTGAGTTTATCTTTGCTCCACTTAGGATGTTTGAAGGTAGCGTTACTCCGGTAGCACTTTTTGCGATTGGTGTTGGACTTAACTTTAGCAGCATCACAAGCTCATATAAAGGCGTTAGCGTTGTGCTTTTGTGTAAGATGATCTTGCCAGCTATCATATTTTTCATCATATTAAAATTTTCAGGTATCCAGATGAACAAAACTTGGGTCGTTGGTCTCTTTCAGTGCGCTATGCCAACATCAGCCCTTGCAAGTGCGATGGTCATAAAAGCTGGCCTTGATAGCTCGCTAGCCATCTCATCAGTGGCCATAGGCGTGCTTTTTTCATTTATCACGCTTCCAGTTATATATTTTGTATTTGCGTAAATTCACACTCACTTAACACTAAAGAGATAGTATTTCATCATATTTCATTTAAAGGAGACGTTATGAAGAAATTACTACTAGTTGCACTTGGTGCTATGTTTATGCTTGGTGGTCTTGCAAATGCTACTGAAATGATGAAAAAAGATGACATGGGCAAAGACGAGATGATGAAGAAAGAGCAGATGATGAAAGATGACATGGGCAAAAAACCCATGATAAAAAAAGATGAGATGAAAAAAGATGACATGGGCATGAAAGACGAAATGAAAAAAGACGACATGGGTATGAAAAAAGACGAAATGAAAAAAGGCATGTAAAGGTGCTTAATGGTTAGAATTTTGCTCGTTGAAGATGATGAAATTTTACTTGATCTCATCAGTGAGTATCTAAGCGAAAATGGATATGAGGTCACTACTTCAGATAATGCCAAAGAAGCGCTTGATCTCGCCTACGAGCAAAATTTCGACCTGCTTATACTTGACGTCAAACTCCCACAAGGAGATGGCTTTTCACTTCTTTCTTCCTTAAGAGAGCTAGGTGTTAGCGCACCTAGCATCTTTACCACTTCACTAAACACCATTGATGATCTTGAAAAAGGCTACAAAAGTGGCTGCGACGACTATCTAAAAAAGCCATTTGAGCTAAAAGAGCTGCTTATCCGCATACAAGCACTTCTAAAGAGAAATTTCTCACATCACAGTGGAGATGCGATCAAAATTTCAAGCGAATTTAGCTTTCATCCACAGAGCAAGACACTAAGCAAAGATGGCAAAAATGTAAATATCTCTAGTAAAGAGAGTGACCTACTCGCCCTATTTTTGCAAAACAAAGGCAAAATTTTAACCAAAGATGAAATTTTTAATAAAATTTGGAAATTTGACGAGGAGCCAAGCGAGCTTAGCCTTCGTGTCTATATCAAAAATTTACGCCAAATTTTAGGCAAAGATGCTATTTTAAATAGGCGTGGGGACGGCTATATCTATGTCTGAAAAGACGCAAATTTTATTTAAAATTTTATCCCTCTATCTTGTTAGCTCTGTGCTATTTTTAGGATATTTTTTCATACATGACTATAAAAACAAAAAAGAAACGCTCATTTTAAACGAGGTGAAGTCTTTAAAAGAGATAAAAATGGGCATTTACATGAAAGCTAGAATGAATGGACTTGATTCAATTTCAAGTCTAACAAAAGAAAAAGGCGTGCATGCTTGCATCGTGCTAAAAAATGGTGAGAAAATTTATAAAGACTTTGACTGCCAAAAAATCGACAAAAGCAAAAATGTAAATTTGATCGGCGGCAAGGTCGCGATATTTGAAAAGATCCAGTACATGGACGACAACACTACAGACGAGCTCTCACACGCAGATATTTTTCTAGTTGGTAAAGATATCAAGGCTAAAATTTTATCTTTACAAATTTCAACCACGCTAAAGGCGCTCTTTTTCTTTTTTGCCCTGCTCTTTGTCGCCTTTTATCTCGCAAAACTAAGCCTAAGACCGCTTTATGAAAAGATAGATACGCTAAACCGCTTTATAAAAGACTCAACACACGAGATAAACACGCCTCTAAGCGTCATCTCGATGAGCATAGAAACGGCTGATCTTGACAACCTAAATGAGCGAAATTTAAAGCGTTTTAATAATATCAGTCTTGCCGCAAAGAGCCTAAATAACATTTATGACGCGCTCGTTCATCTAAGCTTTAACCTAGATAAGCCTAGCAAAAAAGAGATCATAGATCTAAATTTACTAACCACACAAAGACTGAACTATTTCTCGCCATTTTTTGCCAAACGCGGACTTGAGATAGATACTAGCCTAAAGCCAAGCTTTATAAATGCAAATCTTGGGGATGTGAGCAAAATTTTAGACAACCTTCTTAGCAACGCCTCCAAATATGCAGCACCAAATTCAAAAGTACACATCACTTTAGAGCCAAATTTCTTTAGCATAAGTAACACCGGTCGAGGCATCAGCAAAGAGGATCAGATGAAAATTTTTGATCGTTACACGAGATTTAACGACGATCAAGGCGGCTTTGGCATAGGGCTAAATTTAGTTAAAGAGTGTTGCAAGAAAAATGATATCGTCGTAAAATGCCAAAGCGAACTTGATGGCGAGACTACGTTTTTGCTCTCTTGGTAGAGCTAAATTTTAAAACAACCCTACTTTAAATAATAAAATTTATTAAAAAAGATAATTTATGTCCAAAATTTATTTTTGATAAATTTTATTAATATTATAATCCTTTTACAAAATCTTAATCAAGGAGAAAAGTATGAAACTACTAGAAAAATATGGGCTTTTCATAAATGGTGAGTGGCGTGACGCAAAAGACGGCGCTACACTTGATGCAAAAAATCCAGCAAACGGCGAGCACCTCGCAAAGATCGCAGATGCTACTGAAGAAGATGTAAATGACGCAGTTCGTGCTGCACGTGAGGCTTTTAAGAAATTTAAACACACCACAATTAGCGAGCGTGCAAAGCTTTTAAATAAGATCGCTGATATCATCGATGAAAACAAAGAGCACTTGGCAAAAGTCGAGAGCATGGATAACGGCAAGCCGATCCGCGAGACGCTAAATGTAGATATCCCTTTTGCGGCAGAGCATTTTAGATACTTTGCTGGCGTTATCATGGGCGAAGAAGGCAGCGCAAACGTACTTGACGAGAAGCAACTCTCTATCGTTTTACGCGAGCCAATAGGCGTCGTGGGTCAGATCGTACCTTGGAATTTTCCGTTTTTAATGGCAGCTTGGAAGCTAGCTCCAGTGATCGCAGCAGGCGATGCGAGTGTATTTAAGCCATCAAGCGAGACAAGCCTAAGCGTGCTTGAGCTATTTAGACTGATAGATAAAATTTTGCCAAAAGGTTTAATAAACATCATAACTGGCAAAGGTAGCAAGAGTGGCGAATGGATCAAAAATCATCCAGGCCTTGATAAGCTAGCATTTACTGGCTCAACCGAGATCGGCCGCGATATCGCCATAGCTGCTGCTCGCCGTATCATCCCAGCTACACTTGAGCTTGGCGGCAAGAGCGCAAATATCTTCTTTAGCGACGCAAATTTAGACAAGGCACTTGACGGCCTTCAGCTTGGCATTTTGTTTAACCAAGGTCAAGTTTGCTGCGCAGGATCGAGAATTTTTGTAGAAGAGAGCTTTTATGAGAAATTTATAGAGGCTGCGGTGAAGAAATTTAGCACTATAAAAGTTGGCGATCCGTTAGATCCTAGCACTCAAATGGGCTCACAAATCAATAAAAAACAAGCTGAGCAGATCTTAGAGTACGTCGAGATCGGCAAAAAAGAAGGTGCAAAAGTGGCAGTTGGTGGTAAAGCCTACACAGCAAATGGTTGCGACAAAGGCGCATTTGTAGAGCCAACGTTGTTAGTTGATGTGACAAACGACATGAGAGTGGCTCAAGAAGAAATTTTTGGCCCAGTTGGCGTTGTCATTAAATTTAAAGATGAAGCCGAGCTTATCAAAATGGTAAATGATAGCGAATACGGCCTAGGTGGCGGAATTTTCACACAAGACATCACAAAGGCACTTCGTGTTGCAAGGTCTATGGAGACTGGTAGAGTCTGGATCAACACCTACAACCAAATCCCAGCAGGAAGCCCATTTGGCGGCTATAAAAACTCAGGTATCGGCCGCGAAACACACAAGATAATACTTGAGCACTACACTCAGATGAAAAACATCATGATCGATCTTACTGGTAAGGTCAGCGGCTTTTACGCACAATGATTTTAGGGAGCTTAGGCTCCCTTCTACTTTAAATTCCTTAAATTTTAAATATCTTTTACTAGGTTTTAACTTTATATATCACTAGCATTACGCCAATATAGTACAGCTATACAAAAGTGTTTTCTTAACACTACATTTTTAAGCTTAATAGACTAAAATTTGGCACAAAGGAGAAAAATTGAGTGAGCAAATTTATATCATAGGCGATGTGCATGGCTGTTTTAACACACTTTTAGAGCTTATCAAGCAGTTTCCAGACAAAGAAAAATCACAAATTTGCTTTGTCGGAGATGTGATAGATCGGGGGCTTTTTAGTTGCGATGTAGTCGAGCTTATCATACAAAATAACTATAAAATGGTAATGGGAAATCATGAGCGCAGGCTGCTAAGTAATAAAGACTTCTTTTTAAAAAACAAAATACCATTTGATACAAGTTGGTTTTACAATAATGGTGGCGAAGAAACATACAGATCATACCTAGCTCAAAGCGTGGGGTTCAAGCAAAGGCACATAGAATTTTTAGAAAACATTCCAGTATATTTAGAGTTTAAAGACCACAAAAACCAAAATGGCGAGCATTTGGTCGTTTCGCACTCGGCTGTTGGCAAATTTTGGACTTTAAGAGATGATGATAGCTCAAGAGATGAGTTTAGAAGGCATGTACTATCAGGCAGAGGCGATATGATGCAAGTTGAAGGCATATTTAATGTCTATGGCCATACACCAGTGCGTGAGGCTAAGCTCTATACAAATAGCGCCAATATCGATACGGGATGTGTTTTTAATGAAGAAGGATATGACAAACTAAGCGCCTTAGAATTTCCATCGATGAAAATTTATACGCAAAAAAATGTTGAAAATTTTAATAAACAAGGATAAAAAATGTGGTTTTCTAAAAAGAGCTCTAGCTTTGCAAGCAGAGTTGATAAATTTTGGAGCGAGTTTGGCAAAAATTTAGACGCCATCAAACAAAATTTAGAAGATAAAAATTTTGAAGCTGCAAGCAAAATGACCGAAGAGGCGCTAAATTTATGTTTGGTTGATCCAACTTTTATGATAGGCCTTATTGATGGAAAGATCGATCTAGTACTCACTCCAGAAGGACTCAAACATAGGCTTTTGTGGCTTAAATTTATCAAATCGCGCATGCCAAAAGAGTATGAAGCAAAGCTTACTTGTACACTTGGCAAACCACGTGCGCCACGAAACGTCGCTACTATACAAATGTATGGCGTAAGCGTTGATGCAAATGAGGTCATGGTCTATGCAAATTTTAACGACAAAAGCGTGGATATGTGCCTATATAACGAAACTCTAAGCAAGCTTAAAAGCGAAGATGAAAATAAGGCTTATACATTATCGCTCATACTTTGTGACAACGTAGTTGGCGAGATGATCATGATAAATATGCTTGGAGAGTTTGAGATAATAGACGAGCCAAGAGAAAAAGGCGTGCCGCTGATCGACTTTGCCGATCTTATAGATGATAAATTTGGTAAAGAAGCCTCAAACGAGCCGCTTAAGAATTTTATGGTCTATGAGCTAGAGCCTCGTTCAAATGAGTTACGTGACGACGTTTTCACAGGATTTACATCTCTTAGCGAGCTACTAAACGAATACTACGACGGTGCAAGCGATACTTATAACGAAGCTTTTGAGCTTGGCATAAATTTTTGCTTTTTAGCCATATCTCACGGTGGCGACATACAGATTGGCGTTGATAGCAAAAACAAAATTTCAGATGCGCTAAAGGAGAGTGAAATTTGCGAGATCATAGGTGAAGCAAATGGCGAGATGCGATCTTACATAGATCTTATCTGCTTTGACAAAGATGAGCTAGAGAAAAAGGCTAAAGAATTTGGCAAAGAACTTGGCGTAAAGATAGAAATTTGCGAGTTTAAACGCTGATTTTGCATAATATTCTACATAAAATAATACAAATCATACTAGCTGGTAAATTTATAAAAATATATTGCCAGCTGGTACTAACTATTAAATTTGTCTTTTAAATTTTGAGCTATTTGAAAGATAAGCACAAAGCTTTAGCCCATATAAAAAGATGATCCACGATATATATATCCAAACAAAGAAGAAAAGCACGGCTGAAAACGAGCCATAGACGCTTAGATAGGTCTTGTTGTAAAGGACATAATAGACAAAGGCTGACTTGCCAATATACCAGACGAGCGAGGCAGCAAATGAGCTAAAAAGTGCGCTTTTAAACTTTATCTCGTCATTTACAGAGATGAGATATGTGATGCAAAATATCGCCCAGATGATGAGATATGGGAATATGCTTAAAAAATTTATCGAGTTTGTGATCACATTTGAGTTTAGCATCTCTTGAATGAGGCTTGAGAGATAAAAACTGCCAGCAAGACCAAGTGGCGCGAGCGTGATAAGCGTCCAATACGAGCTAAGTGCCGACCAAAATCCTCTAGCCTTACTTGCACGTGTCACT
This window encodes:
- a CDS encoding YihY family inner membrane protein, with translation MSRLSLSKQNLKELLNLLPTLKDKELFHYASSLSFHTILSIIPILLISFSIFTKLPSFEDYYAKIQDFIFSALLPSNQEIISNYLQNFLQNSGNLGLVGFVAMIFTSAMFFSDYEYVVLKVTRASKARGFWSALSSYWTLITLAPLGLAGSFYLSSLIQEMLNSNVITNSINFLSIFPYLIIWAIFCITYLISVNDEIKFKSALFSSFAASLVWYIGKSAFVYYVLYNKTYLSVYGSFSAVLFFFVWIYISWIIFLYGLKLCAYLSNSSKFKRQI
- a CDS encoding metallophosphoesterase → MSEQIYIIGDVHGCFNTLLELIKQFPDKEKSQICFVGDVIDRGLFSCDVVELIIQNNYKMVMGNHERRLLSNKDFFLKNKIPFDTSWFYNNGGEETYRSYLAQSVGFKQRHIEFLENIPVYLEFKDHKNQNGEHLVVSHSAVGKFWTLRDDDSSRDEFRRHVLSGRGDMMQVEGIFNVYGHTPVREAKLYTNSANIDTGCVFNEEGYDKLSALEFPSMKIYTQKNVENFNKQG
- a CDS encoding aldehyde dehydrogenase family protein; the encoded protein is MKLLEKYGLFINGEWRDAKDGATLDAKNPANGEHLAKIADATEEDVNDAVRAAREAFKKFKHTTISERAKLLNKIADIIDENKEHLAKVESMDNGKPIRETLNVDIPFAAEHFRYFAGVIMGEEGSANVLDEKQLSIVLREPIGVVGQIVPWNFPFLMAAWKLAPVIAAGDASVFKPSSETSLSVLELFRLIDKILPKGLINIITGKGSKSGEWIKNHPGLDKLAFTGSTEIGRDIAIAAARRIIPATLELGGKSANIFFSDANLDKALDGLQLGILFNQGQVCCAGSRIFVEESFYEKFIEAAVKKFSTIKVGDPLDPSTQMGSQINKKQAEQILEYVEIGKKEGAKVAVGGKAYTANGCDKGAFVEPTLLVDVTNDMRVAQEEIFGPVGVVIKFKDEAELIKMVNDSEYGLGGGIFTQDITKALRVARSMETGRVWINTYNQIPAGSPFGGYKNSGIGRETHKIILEHYTQMKNIMIDLTGKVSGFYAQ